The Deltaproteobacteria bacterium genomic sequence ACGACGGGCTTGTTGACGGTGCGACTCGTCATCGCGTGACGCAGCGTGGCGTCGAGCGTGTCGCCCGAGAGCACGGCGGTCTCGCAGCCCAGCACGACGACGCTGTCGATATTCGGATGCTCGATGGCGCGGCCGATGACGCGGTCGTAGTCGTCCACCTGGCCGCCGCCCGTGATGTCGATGGGGTTTTTCAGCGAGCCGAACTCGGGCACGCAGTCGCGAAACGCCCGCGCCAGGTCGGCGTCGTCGTCGTAGAGCGGCACGTCGTCTTTTTCGCACGCGTCCGTGGCGAGCACGCCGATGCCGCCGCCGTTGGTGACGATCACCGTGTTGTCGCCGCGCGGCGGCGGGGAGAGCGAGAGGAAGCGGCACCACTCGAGCGCCTGCTCGATGCTCTCGGCGCGCAGCGCCCCGCACTGGCGCATGATCGCCGAGAACACATCGTCCGCGCCCGCCAGAGAGCCCGTGTGCGACGCCGCGGCCAGGGCGCCGCGTCGCGACCGGCCCGACTTGATGACGATCACGGGTTTGCGGCGCACCGCGCGCGGCAGCGCCTCGACGAGCTTCGCGCCGTCGCGCACGCCCTCGATGTACATCAGGATCACGCGCGTGTGGTCGTCGTCGACGAGGTAACCGAGCAGGTCGGCCTCGTCCACGTCGCTCTTGTTGCCCACCGAGACGACCGCCGACAGGCCGATGTTTTCGGTGCGCGTCTTGCCCATCATGGCGATGCCGAGCGCGCCGGACTGCGTGATGATGGCGACGTGGCCGGGTGCGATGTCACGGGGACCGAAGGTCGCGTTCATGGAGGCGGCGGCGCTGTAGACGCCGAAGATGTTGGGGCCGAGCACCCGGGCGCCCGCCTCGCGCGCGATGGCGACGACGCGCCGTTCGAGCTCGAGCTCGCCGATTTCGGCGAAGCCCGACGTGATGATCGCGAGATGCTTCACGCCGAGCGCCGCGCAGTCGCGCACCGCCGCCTCGACGAGCGGCGCGGGCACGGCGACGCACGCCAGATCGACCTCGCCGTCGATTTCGGCCATCCGTCGGACAGCCGTAAGACCCATCATCTCGCCGCCCGACGGATTCACCGGGATCAGACGCCCGGCATAGCCCCCGGCGGCGATGTTCGCGAGGATCTTGCTCCCGATCTTGTCGGGGCTGCGCGACGCGCCGATGACGGCGACGGCGCGC encodes the following:
- a CDS encoding CoA-binding protein, whose product is MFDRLFRPRAVAVIGASRSPDKIGSKILANIAAGGYAGRLIPVNPSGGEMMGLTAVRRMAEIDGEVDLACVAVPAPLVEAAVRDCAALGVKHLAIITSGFAEIGELELERRVVAIAREAGARVLGPNIFGVYSAAASMNATFGPRDIAPGHVAIITQSGALGIAMMGKTRTENIGLSAVVSVGNKSDVDEADLLGYLVDDDHTRVILMYIEGVRDGAKLVEALPRAVRRKPVIVIKSGRSRRGALAAASHTGSLAGADDVFSAIMRQCGALRAESIEQALEWCRFLSLSPPPRGDNTVIVTNGGGIGVLATDACEKDDVPLYDDDADLARAFRDCVPEFGSLKNPIDITGGGQVDDYDRVIGRAIEHPNIDSVVVLGCETAVLSGDTLDATLRHAMTSRTVNKPVV